The Raoultibacter phocaeensis genome includes a window with the following:
- a CDS encoding zinc finger domain-containing protein, producing the protein MLELPESTTVARQIAETFEGRKVAFVEAAHTPHGFAFYSHDADAYPNLLVGKTLDTCEAAGGIVDVTVGDVHLAFNDGTNVRFVEAGGALPKKYQFYLRFDDGGGIVCSVQMYGGMMLYENGVTDNFYYNVARTLPSPLTDAFDKPYFDALVAKADPKLSAKALLATEQRIPGLGNGVLQDILFNAGVHPQKKLRDMDRSNIDALFASVKTTLAAMTAQGGRDTDKDFFGKPGGYATILSAKTKERPCPHCGGPITRKAFLGGNVYFCPVCQPL; encoded by the coding sequence ATGCTGGAACTTCCCGAGAGCACAACCGTTGCCCGCCAGATCGCCGAAACGTTCGAAGGACGTAAGGTCGCCTTCGTCGAGGCGGCCCACACCCCGCACGGGTTCGCCTTCTACAGCCACGACGCAGACGCCTATCCGAACCTTCTGGTTGGCAAAACACTCGATACCTGCGAAGCGGCAGGTGGCATCGTCGATGTCACCGTAGGCGACGTTCACCTTGCATTCAACGACGGCACGAACGTGCGCTTCGTCGAAGCGGGCGGCGCGCTTCCCAAGAAGTATCAGTTCTATCTAAGGTTCGACGATGGCGGCGGCATCGTATGCTCGGTGCAGATGTACGGCGGCATGATGCTGTACGAAAACGGCGTGACCGACAACTTCTATTACAACGTGGCGCGCACATTGCCCTCGCCGCTTACCGACGCATTCGACAAGCCCTACTTCGACGCCCTCGTCGCTAAAGCCGATCCGAAGCTGTCGGCGAAAGCCCTCTTAGCCACCGAGCAGCGTATACCGGGCCTCGGCAACGGCGTCTTGCAGGACATCCTCTTCAACGCGGGCGTGCACCCGCAAAAGAAACTGCGCGATATGGACCGAAGCAACATCGATGCGCTGTTCGCGAGCGTAAAAACCACACTTGCCGCCATGACCGCCCAAGGCGGACGCGATACCGATAAGGATTTCTTCGGCAAACCGGGCGGCTACGCGACGATTCTCTCTGCGAAAACGAAGGAACGCCCGTGCCCGCACTGCGGCGGCCCTATCACCCGCAAAGCGTTTCTCGGCGGAAACGTGTACTTCTGTCCCGTATGTCAGCCGCTCTGA
- a CDS encoding aspartate/glutamate racemase family protein — protein MEGTRTFRIGIIRVLTQDQEATESHGRLIEHWFGQFETVSRSLPDQPEGVHDPRTKALAVPKVVALARELESAGLDGIIVSCADDPGVPEIRAVAHIPVVGAGEATAQAALRFGNRIGVLGITETVPASFRRILQDRLVADIVPEGVSCTLDLRTDAGHSATVDAARELAKKDIDAIALACTGLADANIAPTLERATGVPVLDPVLCAAHALLFDLVRGADTRRA, from the coding sequence ATGGAAGGCACCCGCACGTTTCGCATCGGCATCATCCGCGTGCTCACGCAAGACCAAGAGGCAACCGAATCTCACGGACGTCTGATCGAGCACTGGTTTGGCCAGTTCGAGACAGTCTCGCGTTCTCTGCCTGACCAACCCGAAGGCGTCCACGATCCCCGGACAAAAGCGCTCGCCGTACCGAAAGTCGTTGCCCTTGCACGCGAATTGGAATCTGCGGGACTCGACGGAATCATCGTGAGCTGCGCCGACGATCCAGGCGTTCCCGAAATCCGCGCAGTCGCGCACATCCCGGTTGTCGGTGCCGGCGAAGCCACCGCCCAAGCGGCGCTCAGGTTCGGCAACCGCATCGGCGTGCTTGGCATCACCGAAACCGTTCCCGCTTCCTTTAGGCGCATCCTTCAAGACCGCCTTGTCGCCGACATCGTCCCTGAAGGCGTTTCCTGCACGCTCGATCTACGTACCGATGCCGGGCACTCGGCTACCGTCGATGCAGCCCGCGAGCTTGCAAAGAAGGACATCGACGCCATCGCGCTCGCCTGCACAGGACTCGCCGATGCGAATATAGCACCGACGCTCGAGCGCGCAACGGGAGTGCCCGTGCTCGACCCTGTGCTCTGCGCCGCCCATGCGCTTCTATTCGACCTCGTGCGCGGGGCGGATACCCGCCGAGCGTAA
- a CDS encoding YczE/YyaS/YitT family protein gives MAQNKVPEKTKKLAKRVAFSTLGIVIISLGIAVNRIGGVGVDPFTAMNIGISDMLGISLGVYQLVVNLIILIPIFIFGRKQIGIGTIINLVGVGFLVDFFTWALTSTLPLDGGLVQAGICLVIGVALFTFGVSTYMNTDTGVAPYDAVAIVISNRTPAPYTPVRMAQDILVAIVAFFVGGPIGVFTVIAAFFAGPLITFWNDHAIVPLLKFAGAYPDTRARAHA, from the coding sequence ATGGCACAAAACAAGGTACCCGAGAAGACGAAGAAACTCGCGAAGCGCGTCGCCTTCTCTACGCTCGGCATCGTAATCATCTCGCTCGGCATCGCCGTCAACCGCATCGGCGGCGTCGGCGTCGACCCCTTCACCGCGATGAACATCGGCATCAGCGACATGCTCGGTATTTCGCTCGGCGTTTACCAGCTCGTTGTGAACCTCATCATTCTCATACCCATCTTCATTTTCGGGCGTAAACAGATCGGCATCGGAACCATCATCAACCTCGTAGGCGTTGGGTTCCTTGTCGATTTCTTCACGTGGGCGCTCACCTCGACGCTCCCACTCGACGGCGGGCTCGTACAGGCGGGCATCTGCCTCGTCATCGGCGTGGCGCTCTTCACGTTCGGAGTATCCACGTACATGAACACTGACACGGGCGTCGCCCCCTACGACGCCGTTGCGATCGTCATCTCGAACCGCACGCCCGCACCGTACACGCCCGTGCGTATGGCACAGGATATCCTGGTTGCCATCGTCGCGTTCTTCGTAGGCGGCCCCATCGGGGTGTTCACGGTGATCGCTGCGTTCTTCGCCGGCCCCCTCATCACGTTCTGGAACGATCACGCCATCGTACCGTTGCTCAAGTTCGCAGGAGCCTATCCCGATACGCGCGCGCGGGCCCACGCCTAG